GTTCTGAGGCTGCGCCTCTCCCGCCCCCGAATAGGGCCGTCGCTTCGCGCGTCGGCCCTATTCTCATGCTGCCCACTTCGAGTCCTCACGCCGGGTTCACGGAGCGACCCCGTGAGCTGGAGTGAGAGTGAAGCCCGTTGCGGGCGAACGCCGCACGGCCGGGAGGGAGGCCGGGCGGCATCGAATCCCGAGACAGGAGCCCACCATGAGTTACGTCACCTTCAAGCGCGTCCGCCCGGACGAATCCCGCATCTACGACGCCGAGGGCGACTACGTCGGCGACGTGTACGCCCACGACGACATCCTCAACCCCGGCCAGCGGGTCTACCTGGTCCTGCTCGAGGACGACCCCCGGGGCTGGGCTACGGTGCGTGACCGCAACCGCATCCGAGAGATCGCCGAGCAGCGTCTTCTGTCACATCCGTACCGCTGAGTGCGCGGCGGTGCTGTCGCACGAGCCGGCGAGGTCCATCGTCAAGCCCGGCACCGTGCTCGCCGACAGGCCCAAAAAAGAGGTCGTGCCAATCCCAAACAAAGCTCTCTCCTCTGTATGTCCCATCGTGCCACACGTGCTCACTGCGCCAACCCCTTCGGGGTTCTCCACTGCGTTGCGACCGCTGCGCGGTGGCTGCGCTGCGCGCGCGTGTCCCAATGAAACATACGCCGGAGCGAGCCACGCAACGGCATCACGGGCCGGTTGGCCCTACCACTCAAGACAGGAGACTCTCAATGTACGACATCGACCACATCGACACCTTCCAGGCGCAATCCCCCACCGCGGTGATCTGCGAGAACGCGGCACTGTACGGCGCCACCCCCGAGCGCGGCGAGTTCGATCCTCGCGAGATCTGGGACCGCGACGGTGCCGTCGCGGCCGTCGGCGAAGCGTTCCGCCTCCTCGCCGAGCACGTGACGCCCGACGGGTTCCAACTCGCCGACGAACGCGAGCACCTGCTCTGGGGGTTCGCGAATACTCTCGACGCACAGGTCCGCCGGATCGACCGGCGCATCGACAGGCTGATGCCCAAGATGCGCGACCTGCAATCCTCACAGGACGGCTCCGAAGTCAAGGCGAGAGAACTCGAACTCACGACCGACCGCGCCCGCCACCTCGGCGACCGCCGCGACGCCTTCGAGCAACTGCGCGACACCGCCGCCGACGCCTACCGCGCCGCCACCGGCGACACCTGGCGGCCGCGGCGCGGCAGCCACGTCTCCCAGACCCGCAAGCTGACTTCCGCAGCCATCGACGCCCGCGACTTCCAGCGCGCAAGAAAGGACCGCGAGATACAAGCGCACCTGCCCGACGGCACCCTGGTCGCCGTCGCCGGCGGCAAGACCGTCAACCATCCCGATGCGGTATCGCGCAGCCTGGACAAGGCCCGCGCCAAGTACCCCGACCTGGTCCTGGTGCACGGCGGCGGCCCCGGCGTCGACAAGATCGCTGCCCAGTGGGCCGAGCGCCACGGCGTGCACCAGATCGTGTGCAAGCCCGACTGGCAGCGGTATGGACGGGCCGCACCGTTCCGGCGCAACGACGAGCTGCTGAACCTGCTGCCCAAGGGCGTCATCGCCTTCCCCGGCAGCGGCATCACCGGCAACCTCGTCGACAAGGCCAAGTCCATGGGCATCCCGGTGATGCGGGCCGCTGCATAGCCGCCACGACAACGGGCCGTGCCGTTCGCCGGTGCGGCCCGTTCCGCTCTTGTGTCAGCAGCCGGTACGGCGATGCGGGCCGCGTCGCGCCCGCTCGCCGTCACCGGGTACGCCTCGCTTGGCCTCGCCGGCTGCGCAGGCATCGGCCATCGCCCCGGCGCGTCGCTCGAACACTGCGTGCTTCGCCAGTGTCGGCTTCGCCGTTCACCGGGCTCCGCACTCCCGTCGATGGCGGTGTCGATCCCGGTGCGCACATCGCGGTCCGCTTCGCCGTGCACCGGCTCGCGCACCGGTGCGGGCGCTCGTGCCGGGTCAAGTGCGCGCCGAACCGCGTCCGTCGCCGCATAGCTTTCGTCCAAATCCGCTGTAATACGGCGTAGTACGGAAAAACACCCGTGTATGCTCCAGAGCACACGCCCGATTCTCCGGAGAACCGCCGTATGCTGTCAGCATACATCGCCGTCAGGTCCGCGCTCGAAACGCCTCGGCTGCTTCCTGGATTACGGCCCTGCAACTGCCCCCGGCTCACGGCTCAGGCTCGTATAGGGTCTGTCCAATCCCTCCCGCTCAAGCGCCGCTCGGGCTAAACCGTTGGTTATCAACGGTTTTCCATCCCCATGGGTTGAGCTTCCTCCTCCGGTTCCGTCTCGACGGCGGAGCCGGTTCGCGTTCACACCTCACGCACCTCGGTGCCCGTCGAGGCAAGCGCGCGCCTGTCGTGTTTCGCCTGCGTTTTCAACGACAGGAGCCGCCTGGCGGTTGCCGGGAAGAGTGGATGCTCTGGAGCATACACAGGGAACAAAATTCGAATATATACAACGGCATCAATAACTTGCGTCAGTCAGGACTCCGTTTACCGAAGAGACCGACCATAGGGATTGTCAAACCGGGCAGTCAAAGTGACTGCGCGCCCGGTTGCGCTGGCCGTTGACAGCACTCAATCTGACTGCGTGGCTGAAGCCGCCGTAGGGCTGGCCCCATCGCGCCGAGCCAGGCCCGTCGGTGCGCCCGGCGCTACGGTTGTCGGCGAAGCTGTCGTACGGTGAGGTGACCGAATTTGCTCAGGAGGGCGCCAAGAGCCGATGGTGGAAACGTTGACGGAGACCATCCGGGCCACGCCGGATCAATGAGCCGCGACACGAAAGCCCCGATCAACGCAGCGTGGCTGGTAATATGGTTGTTCTTCAAATGATCGAAACGCATCCCCGAGCGGACCAAAGCAGGATTGGCCTGAGAACTAAGGGGACCTCACCACCAATTCAGGGAGACGGCACTCTTGTCTGAGTCGACTGCGGCGGACTTCCATCAATTCTTTACCGAGCTGAGTGGCAGCAAGGACCCGCGCCGCTGGCAGTGCGAGCTATCCGATCCGACGGAATGCGGGAACCGCCTGATTCGCATACCCACGGGCGTCGGAAAAACGCTCGGCGTGCTTGCGGCTTGGGCTTGGCATCGCGTCAGACAGCGCAACGAAGATTGGCCGCGCCGCCTGATCTGGTGCTTGCCGATGCGCGTGCTCGTCGAACAGATAGAGAGCGAAGTCCGATCAGCGCTTCAACGTCTCGAAGTGCTATGGGACGGTGAGAGCCCCCATGACGGCAGGGTTGGTGTCCACTTGCTAATGGGCGGCGCCGACGCCGGCCAGTGGCATCTCCACCCCGAAGGCGACGCGGTGCTGATTGGCACGCAAGACATGCTGCTTTCTCGCGCCTTGAACCGTGGCTACGCAAGCCCTAGAGCGCGGTGGCCCATGGAGTTCGGGCTGCTGAACCAGGACGCCCTTTGGGTGATGGACGAAGTGCAGTTGATGGATGTGGGCCTCGCAACGTCGGGGCAGCTTCAGGCATTTCGGTGCGAGGATCGGTGCGCCAAAAGGTCGTTGCGGCCCTGTTTCACATGGTGGATGAGCGCGACGTTGCAGCCCGCCTGGTTGGAGAGGAGTCCCGACACGACCGATCTGACCGGAGAGCTTGCCCGTAACACGCACCAAATCCGATCTGCAGAGCAGGTGGGAGATCTATGGGATGAAATGACCAAACCCTTGGAGGTCGTTCCGTTTGCCAATCCGAAGGCGCTTGCTCGGGATGTCTCACAACGTCACCACCGTTGCGGATGCGGAAAGAAGGGGCCGACGCTGGTCGTGCTCAACACGGTGGAGCGCGCGGTTGACGTATGGACGGCGCTTCGACGGGACAAGACGCTGAAGGACGCGGGTACGGACATTCGCTTGGTGCACAGCCGGTTCCGCCCGGCCGAACGCCGAGATTGGCGCAGAGAGTTCCTTGATCGAGGGGGTTGCGGCCCGGATACGAACCGCATCATCGTCTCCACGCAGATAATCGAAGCCGGCGTGGATATCTCCGCGTCCCTTCTGATCACTGAGCTTGCGCCGTGGCCAAGCTTGGTTCAGCGATTCGGCCGCTGCGCGCGATGGGGTGGCATGGGCCAAGTCATCGTTGCGGACTTCAAGCACAAGAGTGACAAGAAAGCCTCTCCCTACACAAAGGATGAGCTCGACGTCTCGCGCGATGCCTGCAATGCGTTGCCGGATGTCGGACCGGTCCATCTGGAAAGGTACGAGAACAAGCACGAAGCACTGCTGCCGCGCCTCTATCCGTATGAACCCGCACACTTGTTATTGCGCCGCGAGTTGGACGAGCTGTTCGATACCTCCCCCGACTTGTCGGGAGCGAACATCGACATCAGCCGCTTCATCCGATCAGGTGAGGAACGCGACGTGCAAGTGTTCTGGGCCAAGGTTGGTGGCGATGGCCCGCCGTCGAATATGAAGCCGACGAGAGACGACCTCTGTAGCGTACCCTTCCTCAAGGCTCGCGACTGGCTATGCAAGCCGAAATCAGAGAGCCTGAAGCCGAACATTCGAGCGTGGGTCTGGGATTGGCTGACCCGCGAGTGGCGCACGGTCACGCGCCGCGACATCTATCCCGGACAGACGGTGCAGGTCGAGTATAGCGCCGGGGGTTATCTCCGCGATTCAGGTTGGGATCCGATGTCCGATGAGCCAGTTGAGCCGGTGCGGATGGACTACGATATTGGGTATGTAAGCGGCCCTTGTTGGACACGAGATGGCGACGGCTGGCGCCCGAGCGAGCGGCGCGTTCGCCCACTCCCGCCCGAGGATCACGCTGACGCCGCCGAGGACGACGAATCGCTGAGTGTTGCCGGCTGCTGGCAGACCATCGCGGGGCATGGCTTGCAGGTCGGCATAGAAGTCCAGCGGATTGCGGCCAAGGTAGCGCCGACCATAGCGGAACTGCTGCAATTGGCTGGTCGCTGGCACGATCTGGGCAAGGCTCATCCCGCGTTTCAGTGTTCCATTCAGGCCGACGACCGCCCCGAACGCAACGACATCGCCAAGGCACCCGATATTGCCTGGCCGTGCAGCGCGAGCGACATGTACCGCATCGACGCCATTGATCAGCGGCGCGGGTTCCGCCACGAACTGGCGAGCACGCTCGGCCTGTTCGGCGTACTTCAACGGCACGAACCGCAGCATCCGGCGCTGCTCGGCCCATGGTGCGAGCTGTTCGATGCCATGGGAGAGAGCCAGACGGCTGGCGAATCTGCCAACCGCGCGGACGACGCCGAGCCCACAG
This sequence is a window from Gammaproteobacteria bacterium. Protein-coding genes within it:
- a CDS encoding DEAD/DEAH box helicase; translated protein: MSESTAADFHQFFTELSGSKDPRRWQCELSDPTECGNRLIRIPTGVGKTLGVLAAWAWHRVRQRNEDWPRRLIWCLPMRVLVEQIESEVRSALQRLEVLWDGESPHDGRVGVHLLMGGADAGQWHLHPEGDAVLIGTQDMLLSRALNRGYASPRARWPMEFGLLNQDALWVMDEVQLMDVGLATSGQLQAFRCEDRCAKRSLRPCFTWWMSATLQPAWLERSPDTTDLTGELARNTHQIRSAEQVGDLWDEMTKPLEVVPFANPKALARDVSQRHHRCGCGKKGPTLVVLNTVERAVDVWTALRRDKTLKDAGTDIRLVHSRFRPAERRDWRREFLDRGGCGPDTNRIIVSTQIIEAGVDISASLLITELAPWPSLVQRFGRCARWGGMGQVIVADFKHKSDKKASPYTKDELDVSRDACNALPDVGPVHLERYENKHEALLPRLYPYEPAHLLLRRELDELFDTSPDLSGANIDISRFIRSGEERDVQVFWAKVGGDGPPSNMKPTRDDLCSVPFLKARDWLCKPKSESLKPNIRAWVWDWLTREWRTVTRRDIYPGQTVQVEYSAGGYLRDSGWDPMSDEPVEPVRMDYDIGYVSGPCWTRDGDGWRPSERRVRPLPPEDHADAAEDDESLSVAGCWQTIAGHGLQVGIEVQRIAAKVAPTIAELLQLAGRWHDLGKAHPAFQCSIQADDRPERNDIAKAPDIAWPCSASDMYRIDAIDQRRGFRHELASTLGLFGVLQRHEPQHPALLGPWCELFDAMGESQTAGESANRADDAEPTAVEQEILNLGADEFDLLAYLVCAHHGKVRMAWHAGPADQKADDYLLRIRGVRDGDILPPLPLATVDGGFHQLPAIALDLSPSEAGLSPRTGRSWNERVQNLVERFGPFTLAWLETLLRAADQRASSQRLADKLLQEQESNDAGHSSDRSRRTLAHPAALGAPAPPPGGDSPPRRFAQESFR
- a CDS encoding DUF2493 domain-containing protein, whose amino-acid sequence is MYDIDHIDTFQAQSPTAVICENAALYGATPERGEFDPREIWDRDGAVAAVGEAFRLLAEHVTPDGFQLADEREHLLWGFANTLDAQVRRIDRRIDRLMPKMRDLQSSQDGSEVKARELELTTDRARHLGDRRDAFEQLRDTAADAYRAATGDTWRPRRGSHVSQTRKLTSAAIDARDFQRARKDREIQAHLPDGTLVAVAGGKTVNHPDAVSRSLDKARAKYPDLVLVHGGGPGVDKIAAQWAERHGVHQIVCKPDWQRYGRAAPFRRNDELLNLLPKGVIAFPGSGITGNLVDKAKSMGIPVMRAAA